One part of the Aquila chrysaetos chrysaetos chromosome 26, bAquChr1.4, whole genome shotgun sequence genome encodes these proteins:
- the BEST3 gene encoding bestrophin-3 isoform X1 has product MTVTYSSKVANATFFGFHRLLLKWKGSIYKLLYREFIVFATLYTAISVLYRFFLTGSQKRFFEKLSIYCDKYAEQIPVTFVLGFYVTLVVNRWWNQFVNLPWPDRLMFLISSCVQGRDEYGRLLRRTLMRYVNLTSLLIFRSVSTAVYKRFPTMDHVVGAGFMTRYERKIFDDLKSPHLKYWVPFVWFGNLASKARKEGRIRDSVDLQTLMNEMNKYRSWCSLLFGYDWVGIPLVYTQVVTLAVYTFFFACLIGRQFLDTDQGYQGHDLDLYIPIFTLLQFFFYAGWLKVAEQLINPFGEDDDDFETNWCIDRNLQVSLLAVDEMHMNLPRIEKDIYWNDSSARPPYTKAAADYCIPSFLGSTIEMGLADTEFLYGEEWPWEEEKHRRQRSVLRKVKRFLSVHEAPSSPAHRRYSRQTSENSVFFPADEKGHIRRLQEMHTRGRHSTSSFKKKYEGFDRSNRLHSSRDLGPITETSRSEAQFGDSDTSSETNKPVPEVIISEAKEKAADVLGKPDLQTERAASMTEEMLQRSLTEANVTLLDHPFFPPEMTTYLPGSEVHQSLPTVIGEPKHEPHGSNIAGFITDHERNLQRWSLPSFHSHSTVSNADTATPLTDSGTTSQQRTFSDGKNVTSAAAPETFEMQHLWENLDSKETAIVEFSNEKSEKKL; this is encoded by the exons ATGACAGTCACTTATTCCAGCAAAGTAGCAAATGCCACTTTCTTTGGATTTCACAGATTACTCCTAAAGTGGAAAGGCAGCATCTACAAATTACTGTACAGAGAATTTATTGTTTTTGCTACTCTTTACACAGCGATAAGTGTATTATACAG gttttttcttACAGGTAGCCAAAAACGGTTCTTTGAAAAATTATCAATTTACTGTGACAAATATGCTGAACAAATCCCAGTAACTTTTGTGCTTG GTTTCTACGTTACTTTGGTGGTGAATCGCTGGTGGAACCAGTTTGTGAACTTGCCGTGGCCCGATCGACTGATGTTCCTCATCTCTAGCTGTGTCCAGGGCAGAGATGAATATGGGCGCTTGTTAAGGAGGACTCTCATGCGTTACGTGAATTTAACATCCCTGCTGATCTTTCGCTCTGTGAGCACAGCTGTGTACAAAAGGTTTCCCACCATGGACCATGTGGTAGGAGCAG GTTTTATGACaagatatgaaagaaaaatttttgatGACCTTAAGTCTCCCCACCTGAAATACTGGGTTCCATTTGTCTGGTTTGGAAATTTGGCATCGAAGGCAcgaaaagaaggaagaattcGAGACAGTGTGGATCTGCAGACACTGATGAAC gagATGAATAAGTACCGGTCTTGGTGTAGTCTTCTGTTTGGTTATGACTGGGTTGGAATTCCACTGGTCTATACCCAG GTTGTTACTCTTGCAGtctatacttttttctttgcctgcctGATAGGGCGCCAATTTTTGGATACTGACCAAGGGTATCAGGGACATGACTTAGATCTTTACATTCCAATCTTCACACTGTTACAGTTCTTCTTCTACGCCGGATGGCTCAAG gttgCTGAACAGCTTATTAATCCATTTGGAGAAGACGATGATGATTTTGAAACTAACTGGTGCATCGATAGAAATTTACAG GTCTCACTTCTGGCGGTGGACGAGATGCACATGAACTTACCAAGGATAGAGAAAGACATTTACTGGAACGATTCTTCTGCCCGACCGCCCTacacaaaagcagctgctgattACTGTATTCCTTCATTTCTTGGATCAACGATTGAAATGGG GCTGGCTGATACCGAATTCCTCTATGGGGAAGAGTGGCCatgggaagaggagaaacacCGAAGACAACGTTCAGTGCTGAGAAAAGTCAAGAGATTTCTCAGCGTCCATGAGGCCCCTTCGTCCCCGGCTCACCGCCGCTACAGTCGTCAGACAAGTGAGAATTCGGTGTTTTTCCCAGCAGATGAAAAGGGGCACATCAGACGGCTGCAGGAAATGCACACAAGAGGGAGACACTCTACCTCCAGCTTCAAGAAGAAATATGAAGGCTTTGACAGAAGTAACAGACTTCACAGTAGCAGAGATCTAGGACCCATAACTGAAACCTCGAGGAGCGAGGCACAGTTCGGTGACAGTGACACCTCATCCGAGACAAACAAGCCAGTTCCCGAGGTCATCATCTCTGAAGCCAAGGAGAAAGCAGCTGACGTGCTGGGCAAACCAGATCTGCAAACAGAGCGCGCCGCAAGCATGACGGAAGAGATGCTCCAAAGGAGCCTAACTGAGGCAAATGTGACTCTTCTGGaccatccttttttccccccagaaatGACTACGTACCTCCCAGGCTCTGAGGTGCATCAGTCACTTCCTACTGTGATAGGGGAGCCCAAACATGAACCCCATGGTAGTAACATAGCCGGTTTCATAACAGATCATGAGAGAAACCTTCAGAGATGGAGTTTACCGAGCTTCCATAGTCATAGTACAGTGTCAAATGCTGACACCGCAACGCCTTTAACAGATTCTGGGACAACTTCACAACAAAGGACCTTCAGCGACGgaaaaaatgttacttctgctgctgctccagagacGTTTGAGATGCAGCACTTATGGGAAAACCTGGATAGTAAAGAAACAGCCATAGTAGAATTTTCCaatgagaaaagtgaaaaaaaactttGA
- the BEST3 gene encoding bestrophin-3 isoform X2: MFLISSCVQGRDEYGRLLRRTLMRYVNLTSLLIFRSVSTAVYKRFPTMDHVVGAGFMTRYERKIFDDLKSPHLKYWVPFVWFGNLASKARKEGRIRDSVDLQTLMNEMNKYRSWCSLLFGYDWVGIPLVYTQVVTLAVYTFFFACLIGRQFLDTDQGYQGHDLDLYIPIFTLLQFFFYAGWLKVAEQLINPFGEDDDDFETNWCIDRNLQVSLLAVDEMHMNLPRIEKDIYWNDSSARPPYTKAAADYCIPSFLGSTIEMGLADTEFLYGEEWPWEEEKHRRQRSVLRKVKRFLSVHEAPSSPAHRRYSRQTSENSVFFPADEKGHIRRLQEMHTRGRHSTSSFKKKYEGFDRSNRLHSSRDLGPITETSRSEAQFGDSDTSSETNKPVPEVIISEAKEKAADVLGKPDLQTERAASMTEEMLQRSLTEANVTLLDHPFFPPEMTTYLPGSEVHQSLPTVIGEPKHEPHGSNIAGFITDHERNLQRWSLPSFHSHSTVSNADTATPLTDSGTTSQQRTFSDGKNVTSAAAPETFEMQHLWENLDSKETAIVEFSNEKSEKKL, translated from the exons ATGTTCCTCATCTCTAGCTGTGTCCAGGGCAGAGATGAATATGGGCGCTTGTTAAGGAGGACTCTCATGCGTTACGTGAATTTAACATCCCTGCTGATCTTTCGCTCTGTGAGCACAGCTGTGTACAAAAGGTTTCCCACCATGGACCATGTGGTAGGAGCAG GTTTTATGACaagatatgaaagaaaaatttttgatGACCTTAAGTCTCCCCACCTGAAATACTGGGTTCCATTTGTCTGGTTTGGAAATTTGGCATCGAAGGCAcgaaaagaaggaagaattcGAGACAGTGTGGATCTGCAGACACTGATGAAC gagATGAATAAGTACCGGTCTTGGTGTAGTCTTCTGTTTGGTTATGACTGGGTTGGAATTCCACTGGTCTATACCCAG GTTGTTACTCTTGCAGtctatacttttttctttgcctgcctGATAGGGCGCCAATTTTTGGATACTGACCAAGGGTATCAGGGACATGACTTAGATCTTTACATTCCAATCTTCACACTGTTACAGTTCTTCTTCTACGCCGGATGGCTCAAG gttgCTGAACAGCTTATTAATCCATTTGGAGAAGACGATGATGATTTTGAAACTAACTGGTGCATCGATAGAAATTTACAG GTCTCACTTCTGGCGGTGGACGAGATGCACATGAACTTACCAAGGATAGAGAAAGACATTTACTGGAACGATTCTTCTGCCCGACCGCCCTacacaaaagcagctgctgattACTGTATTCCTTCATTTCTTGGATCAACGATTGAAATGGG GCTGGCTGATACCGAATTCCTCTATGGGGAAGAGTGGCCatgggaagaggagaaacacCGAAGACAACGTTCAGTGCTGAGAAAAGTCAAGAGATTTCTCAGCGTCCATGAGGCCCCTTCGTCCCCGGCTCACCGCCGCTACAGTCGTCAGACAAGTGAGAATTCGGTGTTTTTCCCAGCAGATGAAAAGGGGCACATCAGACGGCTGCAGGAAATGCACACAAGAGGGAGACACTCTACCTCCAGCTTCAAGAAGAAATATGAAGGCTTTGACAGAAGTAACAGACTTCACAGTAGCAGAGATCTAGGACCCATAACTGAAACCTCGAGGAGCGAGGCACAGTTCGGTGACAGTGACACCTCATCCGAGACAAACAAGCCAGTTCCCGAGGTCATCATCTCTGAAGCCAAGGAGAAAGCAGCTGACGTGCTGGGCAAACCAGATCTGCAAACAGAGCGCGCCGCAAGCATGACGGAAGAGATGCTCCAAAGGAGCCTAACTGAGGCAAATGTGACTCTTCTGGaccatccttttttccccccagaaatGACTACGTACCTCCCAGGCTCTGAGGTGCATCAGTCACTTCCTACTGTGATAGGGGAGCCCAAACATGAACCCCATGGTAGTAACATAGCCGGTTTCATAACAGATCATGAGAGAAACCTTCAGAGATGGAGTTTACCGAGCTTCCATAGTCATAGTACAGTGTCAAATGCTGACACCGCAACGCCTTTAACAGATTCTGGGACAACTTCACAACAAAGGACCTTCAGCGACGgaaaaaatgttacttctgctgctgctccagagacGTTTGAGATGCAGCACTTATGGGAAAACCTGGATAGTAAAGAAACAGCCATAGTAGAATTTTCCaatgagaaaagtgaaaaaaaactttGA